Proteins from a single region of Anthonomus grandis grandis chromosome 10, icAntGran1.3, whole genome shotgun sequence:
- the LOC126741110 gene encoding uncharacterized protein LOC126741110 isoform X2, whose amino-acid sequence MSPKKQPQSLNSLTIDVLSNRLIEVLSDDEGIYSSDIQKFMASSTSDGLQSLLDKILDVIAQRGTGLQHLNLKGVWARDYPHLLTHLLLSLKFLKTLMIPHMADDRVIQAIASLQHLVKLDISGEACYSCTGIRLLKSASIRILDIGSFGKLNLCQDACSGYELVAEILENLPNLNVLKTYSFTGHSLLLLYEKNSNFKTKLTYIHATDCDLNVFTAMTATCPYLENVHVNCPREGVVARLGDVGRLLAVKITKGEEVELKTFLRDSRSHLDTLKLNHSGGSLDLSELCESAPYLSTLECYQMHLKFINPLTFFMCLKKVHILYCDISDNVVKTLLSNAPFLRSITVGCPLEMTDGDMFRILAECTLENLEELLLNDARFLTVFSVELLADNCPNLRLLGSLTGWEVTQEQIDSLRVLLALSNVDLTLWPQT is encoded by the exons ATGTCACCTAAGAAACAGCCCCAATCATTAAACAGCCTCACAATTGATGTTCTGTCAAACCGACTTATAGAAGTGCTAAGTGATGATGAGGGCATCTACAGCTCGGATATTCAAAAGTTTATGGCCTCGTCCACTTCTGATGGATTACAGTCTTTACTCGATAAAATCTTAG ACGTGATTGCGCAACGTGGTACTGGACTGCAACACCTCAACCTTAAAGGAGTATGGGCCAGAGACTACCCTCACCTCTTAACGCACTTACTGTTAAGCCTCAAATTCCTCAAAACTCTGATGATACCTCATATGGCTGACGATCGTGTGATACAGGCCATCGCTAGTTTACAGCACCTGGTTAAACTTGACATATCCGGCGAGGCTTGCTATAGCTGTACAGGAATTAG GTTACTTAAAAGTGCCTCGATAAGAATCCTGGATATCGGTAGCTTTGGAAAATTGAACTTATGCCAAGACGCTTGTAGTGGTTACGAGTTGGTGGCCgaaattctggaaaatttacCGAATTTGAACGTGCTGAAGACCTACTCATTTACCGGACATTCTTTGTTACTTCTCTACGAGAAAAACAGCAATTTCAAGACGAAATTGACGTATATCCACGCGACAGATTGCGATTTAAATGTCTTCACTGCCATGACCGCAACTTGCCCTTATTTGGAAAATGTTCATGTGAACTGTCCTCGGGAAGGGGTGGTGGCTCGACTGGGGGATGTCGGAAGACTGTTAGCAGTGAAAATTACCAAGG GGGAAGAAGTTGAACTGAAAACGTTCCTTCGAGACTCCAGAAGTCACCTTGACACCCTCAAGTTAAACCACAGCGGCGGCTCCCTGGACCTCTCGGAACTCTGCGAGTCCGCCCCCTACCTTAGCACCTTAGAATGTTACCAGATGCACCTCAAATTCATAAATCCACTGACATTCTTTATGTGTTTGAAAAAAGTGCACATTTTATACTGTGATATTAGTGATAACGTGGTGAAAACGCTGCTGAGCAACGCACCATTCTTAAGAAGTATAACGGTCGGATGTCCGCTTGAAATGACCGACGGCGATATGTTTAG GATTTTAGCTGAATGTACCCTGGAAAACCTGGAAGAGCTCTTGCTAAACGATGCCAGATTCTTAACAGTTTTTTCCGTAGAACTTTTGGCCGATAATTGTCCTAATTTGCGTCTTTTGGGCTCCTTAACCGGCTGGGAGGTGACGCAGGAACAAATCGACTCCCTAAGGGTCTTATTGGCTTTATCGAATGTTGATTTAACTCTATGGCCCCAAACATAA
- the LOC126741110 gene encoding uncharacterized protein LOC126741110 isoform X1 codes for MSPKKQPQSLNSLTIDVLSNRLIEVLSDDEGIYSSDIQKFMASSTSDGLQSLLDKILGYVNLDANTRYNCLEVLLREDVKTLEVGIFPRFYYVKILDVIAQRGTGLQHLNLKGVWARDYPHLLTHLLLSLKFLKTLMIPHMADDRVIQAIASLQHLVKLDISGEACYSCTGIRLLKSASIRILDIGSFGKLNLCQDACSGYELVAEILENLPNLNVLKTYSFTGHSLLLLYEKNSNFKTKLTYIHATDCDLNVFTAMTATCPYLENVHVNCPREGVVARLGDVGRLLAVKITKGEEVELKTFLRDSRSHLDTLKLNHSGGSLDLSELCESAPYLSTLECYQMHLKFINPLTFFMCLKKVHILYCDISDNVVKTLLSNAPFLRSITVGCPLEMTDGDMFRILAECTLENLEELLLNDARFLTVFSVELLADNCPNLRLLGSLTGWEVTQEQIDSLRVLLALSNVDLTLWPQT; via the exons ATGTCACCTAAGAAACAGCCCCAATCATTAAACAGCCTCACAATTGATGTTCTGTCAAACCGACTTATAGAAGTGCTAAGTGATGATGAGGGCATCTACAGCTCGGATATTCAAAAGTTTATGGCCTCGTCCACTTCTGATGGATTACAGTCTTTACTCGATAAAATCTTAG gttatgttaaTCTGGATGCTAACACCCGGTATAATTGCCTGGAGGTTCTCCTACGGGAGGATGTTAAAACCTTAGAAGTTGGAATATTTCCCAGGTTTTACTATGTTAAGATTTTAG ACGTGATTGCGCAACGTGGTACTGGACTGCAACACCTCAACCTTAAAGGAGTATGGGCCAGAGACTACCCTCACCTCTTAACGCACTTACTGTTAAGCCTCAAATTCCTCAAAACTCTGATGATACCTCATATGGCTGACGATCGTGTGATACAGGCCATCGCTAGTTTACAGCACCTGGTTAAACTTGACATATCCGGCGAGGCTTGCTATAGCTGTACAGGAATTAG GTTACTTAAAAGTGCCTCGATAAGAATCCTGGATATCGGTAGCTTTGGAAAATTGAACTTATGCCAAGACGCTTGTAGTGGTTACGAGTTGGTGGCCgaaattctggaaaatttacCGAATTTGAACGTGCTGAAGACCTACTCATTTACCGGACATTCTTTGTTACTTCTCTACGAGAAAAACAGCAATTTCAAGACGAAATTGACGTATATCCACGCGACAGATTGCGATTTAAATGTCTTCACTGCCATGACCGCAACTTGCCCTTATTTGGAAAATGTTCATGTGAACTGTCCTCGGGAAGGGGTGGTGGCTCGACTGGGGGATGTCGGAAGACTGTTAGCAGTGAAAATTACCAAGG GGGAAGAAGTTGAACTGAAAACGTTCCTTCGAGACTCCAGAAGTCACCTTGACACCCTCAAGTTAAACCACAGCGGCGGCTCCCTGGACCTCTCGGAACTCTGCGAGTCCGCCCCCTACCTTAGCACCTTAGAATGTTACCAGATGCACCTCAAATTCATAAATCCACTGACATTCTTTATGTGTTTGAAAAAAGTGCACATTTTATACTGTGATATTAGTGATAACGTGGTGAAAACGCTGCTGAGCAACGCACCATTCTTAAGAAGTATAACGGTCGGATGTCCGCTTGAAATGACCGACGGCGATATGTTTAG GATTTTAGCTGAATGTACCCTGGAAAACCTGGAAGAGCTCTTGCTAAACGATGCCAGATTCTTAACAGTTTTTTCCGTAGAACTTTTGGCCGATAATTGTCCTAATTTGCGTCTTTTGGGCTCCTTAACCGGCTGGGAGGTGACGCAGGAACAAATCGACTCCCTAAGGGTCTTATTGGCTTTATCGAATGTTGATTTAACTCTATGGCCCCAAACATAA